The Salvia miltiorrhiza cultivar Shanhuang (shh) chromosome 1, IMPLAD_Smil_shh, whole genome shotgun sequence genome has a window encoding:
- the LOC131015044 gene encoding dolichol-phosphate mannose synthase subunit 2: protein MELADRAVGLLLSVISLSIFTYYTFWVIILPFVDSDHFVHKYFLPQEYAILIPVYAGVALICLLSVFIGYVMLKSKKKKA, encoded by the exons ATGGAACTAGCAGACAGGGCTGTTGGATTGCTTTTGTCAGTCATCAGTTTATCCATATTCACATATTATACTTTCTGGGTTATCATCTTG CCTTTTGTTGACAGTGACCATTTTGTGCACAAGTACTTCCTGCCTCAAGAATATGCCATTCTCATTCCTGTATATGCTGGTGTTGCTCTGATCTGCTTACTTTCTGTTTTTATCGGCTATGTGATGCTgaaatccaaaaagaaaaaggcaTAG
- the LOC131015036 gene encoding plastoglobulin-1, chloroplastic, with the protein MSLLPSLRPPSTLLSLSHKYLHFSPKSHSLPFSSRAFSVRSSSSENPAFVDEWGDKSEPEPEPASRFSAPDPPKDDDEWGGSGVELGNGSPVVEDGGGRLWELKRALVDTVYGSDSGFRASAEVRAEALELVSQLEAANPTPAPTECPDLLDGNWILVYTAFSELLPLLAVGSIPFVKVEEISQSIDTSSLTIENSTTLSSPISTLSFSAIASFEVRSPSRIQVEFKEGKFKPPEIKSSIDLPENVNIFGQNINLSPVQQSLNPLQNGIEGIARAISGQPPLKVRIPGEQTKSWLLITYLDKDFRISRGDGGLFVLVKKGSPLLD; encoded by the exons ATGTCTCTCCTCCCATCTCTCCGCCCTCCCTCCACCCTCCTCTCTCTATCGCATAAATATCTCCACTTCTCTCCAAAATCCCACTCTCTCCCCTTCTCCAGCCGCGCCTTCTCCGTCCGCTCCTCCTCATCCGAAAATCCCGCCTTTGTGGATGAATGGGGCGACAAATCGGAGCCGGAGCCCGAACCCGCATCCAGATTCTCCGCCCCGGATCCCCCCAAGGACGACGATGAGTGGGGAGGGTCGGGAGTGGAATTGGGCAACGGAAGCCCGGTTGTGGAAGACGGCGGCGGGAGGCTCTGGGAGCTTAAACGGGCTCTGGTTGATACTGTTTACGGGTCGGATTCCGGGTTCCGGGCTTCGGCGGAAGTCCGGGCTGAGGCCCTTGAGCTTGTTTCTCAGCTAGAGGCCGCCAATCCGACCCCCGCGCCTACTGAATGCCCCGACTTGCTTGATGGCAACTGGATATTAGT GTACACAGCCTTTTCTGAACTATTGCCTCTGCTGGCAGTAGGCAGTATTCCATTTGTGAAAGTTGAAGAGATCAGCCAATCTATTGACACGAGCAGCCTTACCATTGAAAATTCCACCACGTTATCGAGTCCCATTTCTACCTTGTCTTTCAGTGCTATAGCATCCTTTGAAGTCCGGAGCCCTTCAAGAATACAG GTTGAATTCAAGGAAGGGAAATTCAAACCTCCAGAAATCAAGTCAAGTATAGATCTTCCAGAAAATGTCAATATTTTTGGGCAGAACATAAATTTATCACCAGTGCAGCAGTCTCTGAATCCTCTTCAAAATGGTATCGAGGGCATAGCACGTGCCATCTCCGGGCAGCCTCCCCTTAAGGTTCGTATTCCCGGTGAACAGACGAAATCATGGCTTCTGATTACATACCTTGACAAAGATTTCAGGATATCAAGAGGGGACGGCGGCCTTTTCGTGCTTGTCAAGAAAGGAAGCCCTCTTTTAGATTAG